The genomic region GCATCAGGATGGCCAATGCCTCTGTCAAGCCGAATACGAGCGTTCCGATCATGGCACCGACTGGATTCCAGTTACCTAGGAAACAAATTGCAAATGCAATCCAACCACGTCCTCCGATCATATTGGTGGTAAACATGCCAAGGTAACCTATCGAATAGAATGCACCTGCTATGCCACCCATCAGACCGGAGAGCGACACGACGCCATAACGGACTTTGCTGACGCTGATACCTGCCACATCTACGGCTTCAGGATTTTCTCCTGTGGAACGGATGATCAGACCTAGGGAAGTATTGTACAGGATGTAGTAGCCGACCGGCACCAGGAGATAAATGATATAGGTGAGGATGTTCTGCGTGAACAGTATGTCACCGATTACAGGAATTCTTGAAAGTACCGGGATGGCAATCTTTTCAAGCGGTTTTACTGTCAGTGGAGATGTCGGTACACCGAATACGACTCTTTGGAGGAAAGAGCACAGACCGGCTATGAGAATGTTGATTGCGGTCCCTGTTACGATCTGGTGTTGCTTCAAGGTGATGCAGATGAAAGCGTAGAGCAATGAAACCAATATGCCTGCAGCCATTGCGGCAAACAGTCCCAAGGCAAGGCTCCCACCCAGATAGGTCGTCGTGAAGCCTGCCCAGGCTCCCATGAGAAAAATACCTTCGATGGCAGTGACCATCATACCTGCATGTTCTGAAAAGACTTCGGAAAGTGCTCCGAAAAGCAGCGGAGTACTCATCATGAGCGCACGAGCCAGTAGATTGATCATACTTCGTTGACCTCCTTCAGATGTTTCTTGTCCCTGTTGACTTCCATTTTGTTACGGACAAAATAGGACATTATGACGAAAATCATTACAAAACCTTCCATCAGGTCGATGATGCTTGATGGAATACCGGACAATTGCCCCATGATTGAACCGCCTACCTGCAGTGCACCGAACAGAATGGATGCAAAGATGATGCCGATCGGGTTTGCATTGGCGAGAATGGCGATACCGATACCAAGGGATCCTATGGAAGGATTGAATCCCTGTAGCAGCATATGCTGGACGCCGTTGACTTCTGTTACACCAGCCAGGCCTGCTAGGCCGCCGCTGATGAAAAAGCTTATGACGATTATCTGCCGTGGCCTGATGCCGCTCATGGAAGATGCTTCGCTGTTCATGCCTACCGCCCGAATTCTAAAACCCAGGGAGGTCCGATAGAGCAACAGCCATATGCCTATGGCTATGAAAACTGCAAGCAGAAAACCGAGGTGCAGTCTTGTGTGAGGCACGATGCGTGGTAGCCAGACTGCCTTTGCCAGCGTATCTGTCTGTGGGTATTCGCCTTTTGTTTCCATCAGGGAAGTCCTCAGCAGGTAGTTCATGATTGCAAGCGCAATGTACGTGCTCATCATACTGGTGAGGAATTCATTTGCATTGAAACGGGCTTTTGCAAAACCGATCAGACCACCCCAGATACCGCTGAGCAGGAACGCAGCAATGATGACGAATGGTATGGCGATACCTGACGGCCATGCCAATGAAATGGCAACTGCCGTGATTGCTCCGATGTAGAACTGGCCTTGGGCTCCGATGTTGAACAGGTTTGCCTTGAACGTAAAGGCAAAGGCAAGGGCCGTGAAGATCAGGGGAGTTGCCTTGACAAATATCTCGCCGATGGTATAGGTATCACGGAACATCGAGGAAAACAGGATGCCGTAGGTGGAAATGGGATTTTTCCCGAGCAACAGCATCATGAAGCCGCTGATGATGAGTCCCAGCAGGATTGCCAGTACCGTAGTCAGGAAAAGGTCTCTTGTCTTAGGATTCATCAGTGTCTCCTTCAATGGAATAACCGGCCATCAGGAGGCCGATCTTTGTCGTATCCAGCTGTGAGGCTCTATAAATGCCTTGGAGCTGTCCTTTGTACAGCACTGCAATCCTGTCACAGAGCATGAATATTTCCGACAGTTCAGTCGATACGAGCATGATTGCCTTGCCTGCTTCCTTTTCATGGAGAATGGCTGCATGTACGTTGTGTATGGCGCCTAGGTCCAATCCCCTGGTCGGTTGGTCAAAGATGACGAAGCTGCCACAGTTATATACTTCACGGCCGACGATTACTTTCTGCTGGTTTCCACCAGAAAGCTCGTGTGCAATCGCAGAAGGACCGGGAGCCTTGACGTCAAAATCCTTGAGGATCTGCTGTGTCCTGTTGTTCAATGCTGTTCGCCGTATCCATCCGTGGCGTGACCACTGGTTTGAGTAGCTGGATTTGAGAAAGATGTTTTCTGACAGCGTCATATCCATGATCATACCATATCGTTGCCGGTCTGAAGGTACGTAGCCGATTCCCTTTTCAATCCTTTCACGTATCGAATTGTGTGTGATATCCTGGCCTTCCAGTCTGATGGTTCCTTTCGTAGGCTTTTCAGCTCCGCAGATTGCCATGCATAGTTCCTGCTGACCATTGCCGGAAACACCTGCGATACCGAAGATTTCTCCTTCATGGATGTCAAAGGAGACATCCTGAAGCTTTGGAAGCTCTCCTTCCTTTTCGATTGTCAGACTGTCGACGGAAAGGCATATCTTGTCCCGTATTTCACTTTCTGAAGTTACCGGCAATGTTTCCAGTTGGTGCCCGATCATCATCTGTGACAGTTTTTCTTCCGTCGTCTCTGTTTTGAGGACATCCCCGAAGACTTTGCCGTTTCTCATGACGATGATACGGTCTGCCACTGCCATGACTTCCTTGAGCTTATGGGTAATGAAGATAATGGCGTTTCCCTTTGCGACGAAGGTTCTGACGAATTCCATGAGGTTGTCGATTTCCTGAGGAGTAAGTACTGCTGTCGGTTCATCCATGATCAACAGGTTCGCGTCCAGATACAGTGCCTTGAGGATTTCAACTTTCTGTTGTTGCCCGACAGCCAAGTCACGTATCTTTGCCTTTGGATCGATTTCAAAACCGTAGGTAGTTGCCAGTTCTGCGATTTCCTTTTCCTTTTGTTTCCAGTCAATCTTGCCTGTTACGTTGCCTAGGATGATATTCTCGGTCACGGTATGTGCAGCTACCAAGGAAAAGTGCTGCTGTATCATGGAAATTCTATAATGCATGGCATCCCTGGGGGAGTCTATGCTGATTTCTTTGCCGTCTTTGTATAGCTTTCCTTCATCCATGCTGTATAGGCCATAAAGAATCTTCATGCAGGTACTTTTTCCTGCGCCGTTTTCGCCGAGCAGTGCCAATACTTCTCCTCTGTTGATGGAGAAAGAAACATCTTTGTTTGCTACTACTTTGGCAAAATATTTGGAGATTCCCCTTAATTCAAAAAATGGTGTTTCCATGGGACTCCTTTCCATGCAATGTTTGTTATTGAGATGACAATCTGGCCGGCAAAGCCGGCCAGACCGCTGGAAAATGGCTCAATGCTTTATTCTTTGAACATAGCCTTCAAGTCAACTTTTCCTGCTTTGAAATCGGCAATGCCGGCTTCTACATCCTTCTTGGTAGCATCTGTGATCTGATCGGTGTATACCGGATTGAAGATTCCTTCGTTGATACCGGCTTCATGGACTTTGCCACCTGTCAGTGTGCCATCATAGTACTGCTGGACAGCCCAGATGTACAATGTCTTGAAATCATAGACAACGGAAGCAACGACAGTACCGGGGGCTACATCATTCTGATTGCCGGAGAACCCGATGAACTTTACGCCTTTCTCCTTGGCTGCCTGGATGGAACCGAGGCCGACCTGGTTGGCATAGACGAACAGGGTATCAGCTCCTTTGTCTATCATGGTTTCAGCCATCTGTTTGCCCAGTGCTACGTCATCCCAGCTGTTTGCAAAGGCTCTGGTAGCTGAAGCGTCGGCAATACCTCTTGCCTTGGCTTTTTCTACGGCAACCTGTTCATAGACATCGAGCAGCTGTTTCATCAGCTTGTTGGGGAAACCGCCGATGGTTGCGAACTGTCCGTCCTTGGTAACGTCTCCGGCGATCAAAGCCGCAATATAGCTGGCTTCATACTCCTTTGGATAGACCGGAGCTACGTTTGCGCCGTCTGACTGCAAGCCGTTTACGACACAGAATGTGGTATCAGGATAATCCTTTGCAACTTTGTTGGCTGCTTCATCGAACTGTGTGCCTGCAGCCATGACCAGGTCATAGCCTCTTTCAGCATAGTTCCTGAAAGTCGATTCAAAGTCAGAAGCCTGGACATTTTCGATGTATTCCATGTGGGTGCCCAGTTGCTTGTTGCAGGCTTCAAGGCCCGCATAGTTGGTTGCATTCCAGCTCTGGTCATTGATGGGGCCAGGAAGGAGCAAGGCAATCTTCAAATCTCCGATAGCTTTTTTCCCTGTTGTTGCGGTAGTCGTAGTTTCCTGCGTCCCGTTGGCAAACAGACTG from Spirochaetia bacterium harbors:
- a CDS encoding BMP family protein; this translates as MKKLAVIMTVACIAIGSLFANGTQETTTTATTGKKAIGDLKIALLLPGPINDQSWNATNYAGLEACNKQLGTHMEYIENVQASDFESTFRNYAERGYDLVMAAGTQFDEAANKVAKDYPDTTFCVVNGLQSDGANVAPVYPKEYEASYIAALIAGDVTKDGQFATIGGFPNKLMKQLLDVYEQVAVEKAKARGIADASATRAFANSWDDVALGKQMAETMIDKGADTLFVYANQVGLGSIQAAKEKGVKFIGFSGNQNDVAPGTVVASVVYDFKTLYIWAVQQYYDGTLTGGKVHEAGINEGIFNPVYTDQITDATKKDVEAGIADFKAGKVDLKAMFKE
- a CDS encoding ABC transporter ATP-binding protein translates to METPFFELRGISKYFAKVVANKDVSFSINRGEVLALLGENGAGKSTCMKILYGLYSMDEGKLYKDGKEISIDSPRDAMHYRISMIQQHFSLVAAHTVTENIILGNVTGKIDWKQKEKEIAELATTYGFEIDPKAKIRDLAVGQQQKVEILKALYLDANLLIMDEPTAVLTPQEIDNLMEFVRTFVAKGNAIIFITHKLKEVMAVADRIIVMRNGKVFGDVLKTETTEEKLSQMMIGHQLETLPVTSESEIRDKICLSVDSLTIEKEGELPKLQDVSFDIHEGEIFGIAGVSGNGQQELCMAICGAEKPTKGTIRLEGQDITHNSIRERIEKGIGYVPSDRQRYGMIMDMTLSENIFLKSSYSNQWSRHGWIRRTALNNRTQQILKDFDVKAPGPSAIAHELSGGNQQKVIVGREVYNCGSFVIFDQPTRGLDLGAIHNVHAAILHEKEAGKAIMLVSTELSEIFMLCDRIAVLYKGQLQGIYRASQLDTTKIGLLMAGYSIEGDTDES
- a CDS encoding ABC transporter permease, producing MNPKTRDLFLTTVLAILLGLIISGFMMLLLGKNPISTYGILFSSMFRDTYTIGEIFVKATPLIFTALAFAFTFKANLFNIGAQGQFYIGAITAVAISLAWPSGIAIPFVIIAAFLLSGIWGGLIGFAKARFNANEFLTSMMSTYIALAIMNYLLRTSLMETKGEYPQTDTLAKAVWLPRIVPHTRLHLGFLLAVFIAIGIWLLLYRTSLGFRIRAVGMNSEASSMSGIRPRQIIVISFFISGGLAGLAGVTEVNGVQHMLLQGFNPSIGSLGIGIAILANANPIGIIFASILFGALQVGGSIMGQLSGIPSSIIDLMEGFVMIFVIMSYFVRNKMEVNRDKKHLKEVNEV